The nucleotide sequence CGCGACGGCCACGGAGGTGTCAAGTCCTCCCGAGAAGGCGATGCCGACGCGCTCGCCGACGGGCAGGGACTGGAGGACCTTCGACATGACCTCAAGTCTAGTTAAGAGGACGGATGCCGCCCGCGATGCGTCGGCCGCCGCAGCCGCAGCATCTGCGGCCTCCCCCCGTGGCGCTCATCAGATCAACAGCGTGTGGCGCGCGACCGGTGCACCGTGGCGTGTGGACCGCTTCTCGCGGTACCGGCCGATCAGGATGATGATCGTGCCGATCGCCAGGAAGCCGACCAGGATCACGCCGATGTAGGTGAACGCCGACGAGTAGCCGCCTGCGCCGTGCGGGTCGAGGAACGGGTACGGGTACCACCACGGTGTGGTGCCGTCGGGGTTCGCGACGCGCTCGCCGCGGACCATCGTGTACGTCGTCCATGCCAGCGGGTAGCCGACCAGCACGGCGAGCGACCACCAGGGCAGCGCCCGCCGGCGGGGGGCCAGCAGCAGGTCCAGCACGAAGTAGATCGGCAGGACCACGTGCAGCACCTCGGCCGCGTACTTGTCGAGCATCGCGATCCCGGCGGAGTCGCCGAGCGCGACGGCCGACGGCAGTCCGCGCAGCAGCGCGTTGTAGACCAGCCCGAGCAGCAGCACGGGACCCGTGACCGCCGCCAGAGCCAGTGCGACGCCGAACGGCTCGCGCGAGGAGCCCGGGTGCCGCATCGCCCATGACGCGGCCACGAACAGTGTGACGATGCTGAGCAGCGTCGACACGATCGTGAACAGGCTGAAGTAGTTCGCCAGCACATCGCCGAGGCCGTGCCCCTGGCGCGCTGCGCGGTCTACGTTGACGATGAAACCCGCGACGACTCCGGAGATCCCGGTGAGTGCCGCGGCGATTCGGAACCATGCCCAGTGCATGTCCTACCCCTTTCGACATCACGCGTAGTGCGTGTCGCTTTCTGCCCCGAGCACAGATGTACTCCCGCGGATACGGGGGTGTATCAAACCTTTGTGTGGGCAACGTGCGGAAAACGCGCGCCCGGGACCCCGCGTTGTCAGGAAGCTACAACGTGTCCACCGTTTGGTGGACAACGTCGACAAAAGCCGCGGAAATCCGGGCGTGTCCGCCGTTCGGGGGACATGATTCAGCCTGTGGGAACGGCTGGTGGATTCAGTCCGACGCGACGGAGGAGGGGACGGATGCCGCCTCCCCGGCGTCATCCGACGCACTCGCGGCTGCCCCTCGGCGCCGTCCCCAGCACACGACGAAGGCGCCGACCGCGACGATCGCGGCCGCGATCCCGATGACGTAGAGGACCACCGAGGGCCAGCCGCCGGGGTTGTTCGGGTTGAGGAACGGGTACGGGTACCAGAACGGATCACCGCTGACCGGGTTGGTGATGAGGGGTCCGCGGATCATCGTGTAGATCACCCAGACGATCGGGAACGCGACCACGGCCCAGAGGGTGCGCCAGGGGAGGGCTCGGCGGAGCGGTCCGAGGAACACGTCGAGGAGCAGGAAGATCGGGCCGATCAGGTGCAGCACCTCGTTCGACCACGGGATCGGCGCACTGCCCGTCGGCAGCTCGATGCCCCGCAGCAGGGTGTTGTAGACGATGCCCGTGATGATCATGTACGTGCTGACGCACGCCAGTGCGACCGCGGGACCGTGGGGCTCAGCATCCGTTCTCCGTCCCTTGAACAGGTACCAGAGCGCGATGCAGGCGAGCACGACCGCGGCGGCGGCGTTGGAGAGGATCGTGAAGAAGCTGAAGAAGTTCGCGATCGTCGTCGGGACGTCGCGGCCGAGCTCGATGGCCGTGCCGATGGACTTGGTCAGCTGGGCCGAGATCGCGGCGACCGTCACCCCCGCCATCGCGAGTCGCAGCACCGTCCACACCGTCGCCCATCCCCGCGTGCGCGTCATGCGCTCACCATACCGACCGGGGTGTGTCGCGGTGCGTCGCCGTGGTCCGTCGAACGGAACACGGGGACGGCACGCTCCGGCTTGACGAGGTACCGGCGGCCGGCGGGAGAGGTCCACGGGATGGCGCCACCCGGCATCCCGCAGCCGGGCCCCATGC is from Microbacterium sp. LWH3-1.2 and encodes:
- a CDS encoding Pr6Pr family membrane protein, which produces MHWAWFRIAAALTGISGVVAGFIVNVDRAARQGHGLGDVLANYFSLFTIVSTLLSIVTLFVAASWAMRHPGSSREPFGVALALAAVTGPVLLLGLVYNALLRGLPSAVALGDSAGIAMLDKYAAEVLHVVLPIYFVLDLLLAPRRRALPWWSLAVLVGYPLAWTTYTMVRGERVANPDGTTPWWYPYPFLDPHGAGGYSSAFTYIGVILVGFLAIGTIIILIGRYREKRSTRHGAPVARHTLLI
- a CDS encoding Pr6Pr family membrane protein; the protein is MTRTRGWATVWTVLRLAMAGVTVAAISAQLTKSIGTAIELGRDVPTTIANFFSFFTILSNAAAAVVLACIALWYLFKGRRTDAEPHGPAVALACVSTYMIITGIVYNTLLRGIELPTGSAPIPWSNEVLHLIGPIFLLLDVFLGPLRRALPWRTLWAVVAFPIVWVIYTMIRGPLITNPVSGDPFWYPYPFLNPNNPGGWPSVVLYVIGIAAAIVAVGAFVVCWGRRRGAAASASDDAGEAASVPSSVASD